The following coding sequences are from one Ornithodoros turicata isolate Travis chromosome 1, ASM3712646v1, whole genome shotgun sequence window:
- the LOC135398848 gene encoding uncharacterized protein LOC135398848, translating into MNVTALPREDSRLVYGPDSHGGWRFHSFQVPVTNVTAPHRDWSLHSMQLPRSWANVTASLPAPAVLPEPYSRGGLATAQYSTSLANVTVPRAGPSECDASSLLHVLHSRS; encoded by the exons ATGAACGTGACAGCCCTCCCTCGTGAAGACTCCAGGCTCGTCTATGGGCCCGATTCGCATGGCGGCTGGCGTTTCCACAG CTTCCAAGTTCCTGTGACAAATGTGACAGCCCCCCACCGTGACTGGTCCCTGCACAG CATGCAGCTTCCCAGGTCCTGGGCGAATGTCACAGCCTCCCTCCCTGCCCCTGCCGTTCTCCCTGAGCCCTATTCCCGTGGCGGCTTAGCTACTGCACAG TATTCCACTTCCTTGGCGAACGTGACAGTCCCCCGTGCAGGCCCCAGCGAGTGCGACGCCTCCAGTCTCCTCCATGTGCTCCATTCCCGTAGCTAG